One Pantoea eucalypti genomic region harbors:
- the ypdK gene encoding membrane protein YpdK, whose product MKYALMGISFFALLWFGTFVLLLK is encoded by the coding sequence GTGAAATATGCCTTGATGGGAATATCTTTTTTCGCGTTACTTTGGTTCGGAACCTTTGTTCTGCTGCTGAAGTAA
- a CDS encoding GNAT family N-acetyltransferase — MQLVTDRLTLSKLQPEDWQLFRAVHEDPDTMKWVSEIPDEADIRQRFTQRLAPWQPGSFHMLCLVARRQDSGEPIGLFGCSPEWEPYRQAEVGYMLLHRHCGQGYGSEALAALCQFLLEADFHKLKAMVIEGNWASRRILEKNGFQLEGTLRDNYLLDGHWVNDWLLGRLNPQK; from the coding sequence ATGCAACTTGTCACCGACAGATTAACCCTGAGTAAATTACAACCCGAAGACTGGCAACTGTTTCGTGCCGTCCATGAAGATCCCGACACCATGAAATGGGTAAGCGAAATCCCGGATGAAGCGGATATCCGCCAGCGTTTCACCCAGCGTCTGGCACCCTGGCAGCCGGGCAGTTTTCATATGCTCTGTCTGGTGGCAAGACGCCAGGACAGCGGTGAGCCCATTGGCCTGTTTGGCTGCAGCCCGGAATGGGAGCCGTATCGTCAGGCGGAGGTGGGCTATATGCTGCTGCATCGCCACTGTGGTCAGGGCTATGGCAGCGAAGCGCTGGCGGCGCTGTGTCAGTTTCTGCTTGAAGCCGATTTTCACAAACTCAAGGCGATGGTGATTGAAGGGAACTGGGCGTCACGCCGTATTCTGGAGAAAAACGGTTTTCAGCTGGAGGGCACGCTGCGGGATAATTATCTGCTGGATGGCCACTGGGTGAACGATTGGCTGCTGGGACGGCTGAATCCGCAAAAATAA
- the ipdC gene encoding indolepyruvate decarboxylase, with translation MSTFTVGDYLLTRLQEIGIKHLFGVPGDYNLQFLDRVIAHPEISWVGCANELNAAYAADGYARCNGAGALLTTFGVGELSAINGTAGSYAEYLPVIHIVGAPATQAQLQGDCVHHSLGDGDFQHFIRMAAEVSVATALLTADNATAEIDRVIISALQARRPGYLSLAVDVAAMAVQPPAQPLNTHQPASADARRAFRAAAERLLAPAQRVSLLADFLALRWQQQSALAALREQSAIPCASLLMGKGVLDEQQPGYVGTYAGAASAGQVCEQIEQVDAAICVGVRFTDTITAGFTQQFATERLIDLQPFSASVGNERFAPLSMADALSELQPLFERYGQQWQPAAAIPAAQPAEPTAVISQHAFWQAMQGFLQPGDLILAEQGTAAFGTAALRLPSRAQLVVQPLWGSIGYTLPAAFGAQTANPDRRVILIIGDGSAQLTIQELSSMLRDGQRLIIFLLNNDGYTVERAIHGATQRYNDIAPWNWTALPHALSLQGQAQSWRISETVQLDEVMTRLAAPQWLSLVEVVMQKEDLPPLLRKVTACLNQRNGG, from the coding sequence ATGTCCACATTCACTGTCGGAGATTACCTGCTGACCCGTCTGCAGGAGATTGGTATCAAGCATCTGTTTGGTGTGCCGGGCGACTACAACCTGCAATTCCTGGACCGCGTTATCGCCCATCCTGAAATCAGCTGGGTGGGCTGCGCTAATGAACTCAACGCAGCCTATGCGGCGGACGGTTATGCGCGCTGCAACGGCGCGGGGGCACTGTTAACGACGTTTGGTGTTGGCGAGCTCAGCGCGATTAATGGCACTGCGGGCAGTTATGCTGAGTATCTGCCGGTGATTCATATTGTGGGTGCGCCAGCCACGCAGGCGCAGTTGCAGGGTGACTGCGTGCATCACTCGCTGGGCGATGGTGATTTCCAGCATTTTATTCGCATGGCTGCCGAGGTCAGTGTGGCAACCGCACTGCTGACTGCCGACAATGCCACGGCTGAGATTGATCGGGTGATTATCAGTGCGCTGCAGGCCCGTCGTCCCGGCTATCTGTCGCTGGCAGTGGACGTGGCAGCCATGGCTGTACAGCCACCTGCACAGCCGCTGAACACCCATCAGCCCGCATCGGCTGACGCGCGTCGCGCTTTCAGGGCCGCGGCAGAACGTTTACTGGCACCGGCACAGCGTGTTTCACTGCTGGCAGATTTTCTGGCGCTGCGCTGGCAGCAGCAATCTGCGCTGGCCGCGCTGCGCGAACAGAGCGCGATTCCCTGCGCCAGTCTGCTGATGGGCAAAGGCGTACTGGATGAGCAGCAGCCAGGTTATGTCGGTACCTATGCCGGCGCGGCCAGTGCAGGGCAGGTGTGTGAACAGATTGAACAGGTGGATGCAGCAATTTGCGTCGGTGTCCGTTTTACCGACACCATTACGGCAGGTTTTACACAGCAGTTTGCCACCGAGCGACTGATCGATCTGCAGCCCTTCAGTGCCAGCGTGGGTAATGAACGTTTTGCGCCGTTGTCGATGGCGGATGCACTCAGTGAACTGCAACCGCTGTTTGAACGTTATGGTCAGCAGTGGCAGCCTGCCGCTGCAATCCCCGCCGCGCAGCCAGCAGAACCCACGGCGGTGATCAGTCAGCACGCCTTCTGGCAGGCCATGCAGGGATTTCTGCAACCCGGCGACCTGATTCTGGCCGAGCAGGGGACGGCGGCCTTTGGTACCGCCGCATTGCGACTGCCCTCGCGGGCACAGCTGGTGGTTCAGCCATTATGGGGATCAATCGGCTATACTCTTCCGGCAGCGTTTGGCGCGCAGACCGCTAACCCTGATCGACGGGTTATCCTGATCATCGGAGACGGTTCGGCGCAACTGACCATTCAGGAACTGAGTTCAATGTTGCGCGATGGGCAGCGACTGATAATCTTTTTGCTGAATAATGACGGCTATACCGTCGAACGGGCGATTCATGGCGCAACACAACGTTACAATGATATCGCCCCGTGGAACTGGACGGCTCTGCCACACGCCCTTAGCCTTCAGGGCCAGGCGCAGAGCTGGCGCATCAGTGAAACCGTGCAGTTAGACGAGGTGATGACGCGACTGGCCGCGCCTCAATGGCTGTCGCTGGTTGAGGTGGTGATGCAGAAAGAAGATTTGCCGCCACTGCTAAGAAAAGTCACTGCCTGCCTGAATCAACGCAACGGCGGCTAA
- a CDS encoding Nramp family divalent metal transporter, whose amino-acid sequence MLESRTAERAARGVRKVKLALLGPAFIAAIGYIDPGNFATNIQAGAAYGYKLLWVVVWANIMAMLIQLMSAKLGIATGKNLAEHIRDRFPRPAVWFYWVQAEIIAMATDLAEFIGAALGFKLLLGISLMQGAVLTGIATFLILMLQSRGQKPLELVIGGLLLFVAAAYIVELFFSQPNIKELVVGMALPALPTSDAVFLAAGVLGATIMPHVIYLHSALTQGKSEDSKSQRYSSTKLDVAIAMTIAGFVNLAMMATAAAAFHFSGHSKIAELDQAYLTLQPLLGQAAATVFGLSLVAAGLSSTVVGTLAGQVVMQGFIRFHIPLWVRRTVTMLPSFIVIWAGWDPTKVLVMSQVLLSFGIALALIPLLSFTGNRELMGDDMVNSRLMQNTGRLIVLLVIALNLYLLVGEALGL is encoded by the coding sequence ATGCTTGAGAGTCGTACCGCCGAGCGCGCTGCTCGCGGAGTCAGAAAAGTCAAACTCGCACTGCTGGGGCCCGCCTTTATTGCCGCTATTGGCTATATCGATCCGGGCAACTTTGCGACCAACATTCAGGCAGGCGCTGCTTACGGCTACAAATTGCTGTGGGTGGTGGTGTGGGCCAATATCATGGCCATGCTGATTCAGCTCATGTCTGCCAAGCTGGGTATCGCCACCGGCAAAAATCTTGCCGAACACATCCGCGATCGCTTTCCCCGGCCTGCCGTCTGGTTTTACTGGGTGCAGGCGGAAATTATCGCGATGGCCACCGATCTGGCGGAGTTTATCGGTGCCGCACTGGGGTTCAAACTGCTGCTCGGCATTTCATTGATGCAGGGCGCGGTGCTGACGGGCATCGCCACCTTCCTGATACTGATGTTACAGAGTCGCGGGCAGAAACCGCTGGAGCTGGTGATTGGTGGACTGCTGTTGTTTGTGGCGGCGGCCTATATTGTCGAACTTTTCTTCTCCCAGCCCAATATTAAAGAGCTGGTGGTCGGCATGGCGCTGCCCGCGTTACCGACGTCGGATGCCGTGTTCCTGGCCGCCGGCGTGCTTGGGGCGACCATCATGCCGCACGTAATTTATCTGCACTCTGCGCTGACGCAGGGCAAAAGTGAGGACAGCAAAAGTCAGCGTTACTCCTCAACTAAACTGGATGTGGCGATTGCCATGACCATTGCCGGATTTGTAAACCTGGCGATGATGGCAACTGCGGCAGCGGCGTTTCATTTTAGTGGTCACAGCAAAATTGCAGAGCTCGATCAGGCCTATCTGACGCTGCAACCGCTGTTAGGTCAGGCTGCCGCAACCGTATTTGGTCTGAGCCTGGTGGCCGCGGGACTCTCCTCAACAGTGGTCGGTACGCTGGCGGGGCAGGTGGTAATGCAGGGCTTCATCCGTTTCCACATTCCACTTTGGGTGCGTCGAACTGTCACCATGCTGCCCTCGTTTATTGTCATCTGGGCAGGCTGGGACCCAACAAAGGTGCTGGTGATGAGTCAGGTGCTGTTGAGCTTTGGTATCGCGCTGGCGCTGATTCCGCTGCTCTCCTTTACCGGCAACCGCGAGCTGATGGGCGATGATATGGTGAACTCGCGTCTGATGCAGAACACCGGGCGACTGATCGTGCTGCTGGTGATTGCGCTGAATCTTTACCTGCTGGTAGGTGAAGCGCTGGGACTGTAA
- the mgrA gene encoding L-glyceraldehyde 3-phosphate reductase yields the protein MSSFPHPDRYQQMEYRRSGRSGIRLPAVSLGLWHNFGDSTRVDNSRELLRHAFDLGITHFDLANNYGPPPGSAEENFGRILREDFRAHRDELIISTKAGYTMWQGPYGDWGSRKYLIASLDQSLKRMGLEYVDIFYHHRPDPETPLEETMRALDHVVRQGKALYVALSNYPAERAAQAIAILRDLGTPCLIHQPRYSMFERTPEQGLIQTLGDAGVGCIAFSPLAGGVLTDRYLQGIPEDSRAASGSKFLSESQLTEEKMEKVRRLNVIAQQREQKLAQMALAWVLRDDRVTSVLIGASKTAQIDDAVAMLARRQFSETELAAIDAALM from the coding sequence ATGTCCTCTTTCCCCCATCCCGATCGCTATCAACAGATGGAATATCGCCGCAGCGGCCGCAGCGGCATCAGACTGCCTGCAGTTTCGCTGGGACTTTGGCACAACTTTGGTGACAGCACGCGGGTCGATAACAGCCGTGAGTTGCTACGTCATGCATTTGACCTCGGCATCACCCACTTCGACTTAGCGAATAACTACGGCCCGCCTCCGGGCTCGGCGGAAGAGAATTTTGGTCGTATTCTGCGGGAAGATTTTCGTGCCCATCGTGATGAGCTGATAATCTCCACCAAAGCGGGCTATACCATGTGGCAGGGGCCTTATGGAGACTGGGGGTCGCGTAAATATCTGATTGCCAGTCTGGATCAAAGCCTTAAACGCATGGGGCTGGAATATGTTGATATTTTCTATCACCACCGTCCCGATCCGGAAACCCCGCTGGAAGAGACGATGCGCGCGCTCGATCATGTGGTGCGCCAGGGCAAAGCGCTTTACGTAGCTCTTTCTAACTATCCGGCTGAACGGGCTGCCCAGGCGATTGCTATCCTGCGCGATCTCGGCACTCCCTGCCTGATTCACCAGCCGCGTTATTCGATGTTTGAACGTACCCCTGAGCAGGGATTGATTCAGACGCTGGGCGATGCGGGCGTTGGCTGTATCGCTTTCTCTCCCCTGGCAGGCGGTGTGCTCACCGATCGCTATCTGCAGGGCATTCCGGAAGATTCGCGTGCGGCCAGCGGCAGCAAATTCCTGAGCGAAAGCCAGCTGACCGAAGAGAAGATGGAAAAAGTCCGCAGACTGAATGTCATCGCACAGCAACGTGAGCAGAAACTGGCGCAGATGGCGCTGGCGTGGGTGTTGCGCGATGATCGTGTCACGTCAGTGCTGATTGGGGCCAGTAAAACGGCGCAGATTGATGACGCGGTGGCCATGCTCGCCCGTCGTCAGTTCAGCGAAACCGAATTAGCGGCCATTGACGCGGCTCTGATGTAA
- a CDS encoding DUF2502 domain-containing protein has translation MKRALIFAALLALFSPLAYHTAEASSASISLAPGVTLNLGDRDNRGNYWDGGRWREPRWWNDRYTYNERRWWRHEEWRRQQQWERERRWQERDRERRWDHQYRRDRDWDHHDRRGPGPGPRGFGPHGPGGPGPHGHDRH, from the coding sequence ATGAAAAGAGCTCTAATTTTTGCTGCACTGCTGGCGCTGTTTTCGCCGCTGGCCTATCACACAGCCGAGGCGTCCAGTGCCTCTATTTCTCTGGCCCCTGGCGTCACCCTGAATCTGGGCGATCGCGATAATCGTGGTAATTACTGGGATGGCGGTCGCTGGCGTGAACCCCGCTGGTGGAATGACCGCTATACCTACAACGAACGCCGCTGGTGGCGACACGAAGAGTGGCGTCGTCAGCAGCAGTGGGAGCGTGAACGCCGCTGGCAGGAGCGCGACCGCGAGCGCCGCTGGGATCATCAGTATCGCCGCGATCGCGACTGGGATCATCATGACCGTCGTGGTCCAGGTCCTGGCCCGCGTGGTTTTGGGCCCCACGGACCCGGTGGACCCGGTCCGCATGGCCACGATCGTCACTAA
- a CDS encoding NupC/NupG family nucleoside CNT transporter, with protein sequence MSHILQFLLALVVVGILSLLVSHDRKSIRIRYIIQLLVIEIVLAWFFLNSEAGLGFVKGFAGFFDHLLKYAAQGTNFVFGSMNDKGLAFFFLNVLCPIVFISALIGILQHFRILPWVIRGIGTVLSKVNGMGKLESFNAVSSLILGQSENFIAYKDILGKMSQRRMYTMAATAMSTVSMSIVGAYMTMLQPKYVVAALVLNMFSTFIVLSLINPYRVENEDDLQLQDLHKGQSFFEMLGEYILAGFKVAIIVAAMLIGFIALISGLNALFDLIFGISFQGVLGYVFYPFAWVMGVPSGEALQVGSIMATKLVSNEFVAMMDLQKIAGQLSPTSEGILSVFLVSFANFSSIGIVAGAIKGLNEEQGNVVSRFGLKLLYGSTLVSVLSAAIAGLVLAF encoded by the coding sequence ATGTCCCATATTTTGCAATTTCTTTTAGCACTGGTGGTGGTCGGGATACTCTCCTTGCTGGTGAGTCACGATCGTAAAAGCATTCGCATTCGCTACATTATACAGCTACTGGTGATTGAAATTGTGCTCGCCTGGTTCTTCCTGAACTCAGAAGCGGGACTGGGTTTCGTCAAAGGCTTCGCCGGCTTCTTTGATCATCTGCTGAAGTATGCGGCCCAGGGCACAAACTTTGTCTTCGGTAGCATGAATGACAAAGGCCTGGCGTTCTTCTTCCTCAACGTATTGTGTCCAATCGTCTTTATCTCTGCGTTGATCGGTATTCTGCAGCATTTCCGTATCCTGCCGTGGGTTATTCGCGGTATCGGTACTGTGCTGTCGAAAGTCAATGGCATGGGAAAACTGGAATCTTTCAACGCCGTGAGTTCTCTGATACTGGGACAGTCAGAAAACTTCATTGCCTATAAAGATATCCTGGGCAAGATGTCACAGCGCCGCATGTACACCATGGCCGCGACGGCGATGTCGACCGTTTCGATGTCTATTGTCGGTGCCTACATGACCATGCTGCAGCCAAAGTATGTGGTCGCCGCACTCGTGCTCAACATGTTCAGCACCTTTATCGTGCTGTCATTGATCAACCCTTACCGCGTTGAGAACGAAGACGATCTGCAGTTGCAGGATCTGCATAAAGGTCAGAGCTTCTTCGAGATGCTGGGCGAATATATCCTGGCCGGTTTTAAGGTCGCGATTATCGTTGCCGCGATGCTGATTGGTTTTATCGCGCTGATTTCAGGTCTGAACGCCCTGTTTGATCTGATCTTCGGCATCAGTTTCCAGGGCGTGCTTGGCTATGTCTTCTATCCGTTTGCCTGGGTGATGGGTGTGCCGTCGGGTGAGGCGTTGCAGGTCGGCAGTATTATGGCGACCAAGCTGGTATCGAATGAATTTGTCGCCATGATGGATCTGCAGAAAATTGCAGGTCAGTTGTCACCCACTTCAGAAGGTATTCTTTCCGTGTTCCTGGTGTCGTTCGCCAACTTCTCTTCCATCGGCATCGTGGCCGGTGCAATTAAAGGTCTTAATGAAGAACAGGGCAACGTGGTTTCCCGCTTTGGCCTGAAGCTGCTGTACGGCTCTACGCTGGTCAGCGTGCTCTCCGCCGCTATCGCCGGTCTGGTTCTGGCGTTCTGA
- a CDS encoding LytR/AlgR family response regulator transcription factor, with protein sequence MKAIIVEDEFLAQQELSWMIQHHSKIEIEACFDDGLDVLKYLQQHRVDVIFLDINIPSLDGMLLAQNIHQFAHKPLIVFITAWKEHAVEAFELEAFDYILKPYQESRIVTMLNKLEATAQAQQAVSHLSATPAPQTVNLIKDERIIVTDVNDIYYVEAHEKLTFVYTRRESYVMSMNITEFCSRLPEQQFFRCHRSYCVSLSKIREIEPWFNNTYLLKLRDLEFQVPVSRSKVKQFRQLMRL encoded by the coding sequence ATGAAAGCCATTATTGTGGAGGATGAATTTCTGGCCCAACAGGAGCTGAGCTGGATGATTCAGCATCACAGCAAAATCGAAATTGAAGCCTGTTTTGATGATGGTCTTGATGTACTGAAGTATCTGCAACAGCATCGGGTCGATGTGATTTTCCTCGACATTAATATCCCCTCGCTGGATGGCATGTTGCTGGCACAGAATATCCATCAGTTTGCCCACAAGCCGCTGATCGTCTTTATTACCGCGTGGAAAGAGCATGCGGTAGAAGCATTCGAGCTTGAGGCATTTGACTACATTCTCAAGCCCTATCAGGAGTCGCGGATTGTCACCATGCTGAACAAGCTGGAAGCCACCGCACAGGCGCAGCAGGCTGTGAGTCATCTTAGTGCCACACCTGCGCCGCAGACCGTCAACCTGATTAAAGATGAACGCATTATCGTCACTGACGTGAATGACATTTACTACGTTGAGGCGCATGAAAAGCTGACGTTTGTCTATACCCGGCGCGAGTCCTACGTCATGTCGATGAATATCACCGAGTTCTGTTCACGCCTGCCAGAGCAGCAGTTCTTCCGCTGTCACCGCTCTTACTGCGTCAGCCTGAGCAAGATCCGCGAAATCGAGCCGTGGTTTAACAACACCTATCTGCTTAAGCTGCGCGATCTGGAATTTCAGGTGCCGGTCAGCCGCAGTAAGGTTAAGCAGTTCAGACAGCTGATGCGTCTGTAA
- the alaC gene encoding alanine transaminase: protein MADNSTPRRFSRIERLPPYVFNITAELKMAARRRGEDIIDFSMGNPDGPTPPHIVEKLCQVAQRDDTHGYSTSRGIPRLRRAISRWYAERYQVEIDPESEAIVTIGSKEGLAHLMLATLDHGDTVLVPNPSYPIHIYGAVIAGAQVRSVPLVAGVDFFNELERAIRESYPKPKMMILGFPSNPTAQCVELDFFERVIALAKQYNVLVIHDLAYADIVYDGWKAPSIMEVPGARDVAVEFFTLSKSYNMAGWRIGFMVGNKELVAALARIKSYHDYGTFTPLQVAAIAALEGDQQCVRDIAEQYKRRRDVLVKGLHEAGWMVDNPKASMYVWAKIPDHYAHLGSLEFAKHMLQEAKVCVSPGIGFGDYGDTHVRFALIENSDRIRQAVRGIKAMFRADGVLPGSMKTEEES, encoded by the coding sequence ATGGCTGATAACAGCACACCCCGTCGTTTCTCGCGTATTGAACGTTTACCCCCTTACGTTTTCAACATCACCGCTGAACTGAAGATGGCTGCGCGTCGGCGCGGCGAAGATATCATCGACTTTTCAATGGGCAACCCGGATGGTCCGACTCCGCCTCACATTGTCGAAAAATTATGCCAGGTGGCGCAGCGTGACGATACCCACGGTTATTCCACCTCGCGCGGCATACCGCGTCTGCGCAGAGCGATTTCGCGCTGGTACGCTGAGCGCTATCAGGTGGAGATCGATCCCGAATCTGAGGCAATTGTCACCATCGGCTCCAAAGAGGGGCTGGCGCATCTGATGCTGGCGACGCTGGATCATGGTGATACCGTACTGGTGCCCAATCCCAGCTATCCGATTCATATCTACGGTGCAGTGATTGCCGGAGCGCAGGTGCGTTCGGTGCCGCTGGTGGCGGGTGTCGACTTCTTCAATGAGCTGGAACGCGCTATCCGTGAAAGCTACCCCAAGCCAAAAATGATGATCCTTGGATTCCCATCCAACCCGACCGCACAGTGTGTGGAACTCGACTTTTTCGAGCGGGTGATTGCGCTGGCGAAGCAGTACAACGTGCTGGTCATCCACGATCTGGCTTATGCTGACATCGTTTACGATGGCTGGAAAGCGCCGTCGATTATGGAGGTGCCGGGCGCGCGTGATGTCGCCGTTGAATTCTTTACCCTGTCAAAAAGCTACAACATGGCAGGCTGGCGTATCGGTTTCATGGTGGGTAATAAAGAGCTGGTCGCCGCGCTGGCGCGTATCAAGAGTTACCATGACTACGGCACCTTTACGCCGCTACAGGTGGCAGCCATTGCCGCGCTGGAAGGGGATCAGCAGTGCGTGCGTGACATTGCTGAGCAGTATAAACGCCGCCGTGATGTGCTGGTCAAAGGCTTGCATGAAGCGGGCTGGATGGTGGATAACCCCAAAGCCTCGATGTACGTCTGGGCAAAAATTCCCGACCATTATGCACATCTGGGTTCGCTGGAATTTGCTAAACATATGCTGCAGGAGGCGAAAGTCTGTGTTTCCCCTGGTATCGGTTTTGGTGACTATGGCGACACGCACGTGCGATTTGCGCTGATTGAAAACAGCGATCGTATTCGTCAGGCAGTGCGGGGAATTAAGGCGATGTTTCGTGCCGATGGCGTATTGCCGGGCAGCATGAAAACAGAAGAAGAGAGCTGA
- the glk gene encoding glucokinase: MTTYALVGDVGGTNARLALCEVESGSITQAKTFSTSEYDSLEAVIRHYLDEQQQDVKDGCIAIACPITDDWVEMTNHDWAFSTRKLKENIGFEHLEIINDFTAVSMAIPMLTAENVIQFGGSEPVKDKPIAIYGAGTGLGVSHLVHVDKRWVSLPGEGGHVDFAANSEEEDQILEVLREELGHVSAERVLSGAGLVNLYRAIVKVDNRVPENLKPKDVSERALDDSCTDCRRALSMFCVIMGRFGGNLALNLGTFGGVYIAGGIVPRFLEFFKASGFRAAFEDKGRFRDYVASIPVYMITHDQPGLLGAGAHLRQTLGREI; encoded by the coding sequence ATGACAACCTATGCCTTGGTCGGCGATGTCGGCGGTACTAACGCGCGCCTCGCCCTGTGTGAGGTGGAAAGCGGCAGCATCACCCAGGCCAAAACATTCTCAACATCAGAATACGACAGCCTCGAAGCCGTCATCCGCCACTATCTTGATGAACAACAGCAGGACGTTAAAGATGGCTGTATTGCTATCGCCTGCCCGATTACCGATGACTGGGTTGAAATGACCAACCATGACTGGGCGTTTTCTACGCGCAAGCTCAAAGAGAACATCGGTTTTGAACACCTGGAAATCATTAACGATTTTACTGCGGTATCCATGGCTATTCCGATGCTGACCGCCGAAAACGTAATTCAGTTTGGCGGCTCAGAGCCGGTCAAAGATAAACCTATCGCCATTTATGGTGCCGGTACCGGCTTAGGCGTCAGCCATCTGGTGCATGTGGACAAGCGCTGGGTGAGCCTGCCAGGTGAGGGTGGTCATGTCGATTTTGCGGCCAACAGCGAAGAAGAAGATCAGATCCTGGAAGTGCTGCGTGAAGAACTGGGCCATGTCTCAGCTGAACGTGTGTTGTCGGGTGCCGGTCTGGTTAATCTCTACCGTGCCATTGTGAAAGTTGACAACCGCGTGCCGGAAAATCTGAAGCCGAAAGATGTCAGTGAACGTGCGCTGGATGACAGCTGTACCGACTGCCGTCGCGCGCTCTCCATGTTCTGCGTCATTATGGGCCGTTTTGGCGGCAATCTGGCGCTGAACCTGGGCACTTTTGGTGGCGTCTACATTGCGGGAGGCATTGTGCCTCGCTTCCTGGAATTCTTTAAGGCGTCCGGTTTCCGTGCGGCTTTTGAAGATAAAGGACGCTTCCGCGACTATGTTGCCAGCATCCCGGTTTACATGATTACGCACGATCAGCCTGGCCTGCTGGGTGCGGGCGCGCATCTGCGTCAGACACTGGGCCGCGAAATCTGA
- a CDS encoding sensor histidine kinase, which yields MLLAVFDRAALMLICLFFLTRTRPFRQLLQKDEHTRAEKVAVTAIFSLFALFSTWSGVNVDGSLLNVRVIAVMAGGILFGPWVGIATGVIAGLHRFLIDIHGVTSVPCLITSIIAGVVAGGINRRVLKEHRWRAGIVGGMLCEALTMLLIVLWARPASLGLAIVSEIALPMILGASSIGIIVLLVQSVEGEKEAIAARQAKLALEIANKTLPLFRQVNSDSLRNICDIIRREIKADAVAMTDKKQILAYVGYGEHNYKHGDDGISPTTAQAINSGKIIIKNNDEAHRTKDIHSMIVIPLWEKGKVTGTLKIYYRRAHRITGSLKEMAIGLSQIISTQLEVSRAEQLREMANKAELRALQSKINPHFLFNALNAISSSIRLNPDTARQLVINLSRYLRYNLELNDDELIDIRKELWQVKDYIAIEQARFGDKLTMIYDVDEDLHFLLPSLLIQPLVENAIVHGIQPCKGKGVVTLSVRDLGDRVRISVRDTGQGISDEVVERVARNEMPGNKIGLLNVHHRVKLLSGQGLNIVRHQPGTEIAFTLSKNGQRLAENLL from the coding sequence ATGTTACTGGCAGTTTTTGACCGCGCCGCCCTGATGTTGATCTGCCTGTTCTTCCTGACGCGCACCCGGCCTTTTCGTCAGCTGCTGCAAAAAGATGAGCACACCCGCGCGGAAAAAGTGGCGGTCACTGCCATCTTTTCCCTGTTTGCGCTGTTCAGTACCTGGTCGGGCGTCAATGTCGACGGTTCGCTGCTGAATGTGCGGGTCATTGCCGTGATGGCGGGGGGGATTCTGTTTGGTCCCTGGGTTGGCATCGCCACCGGTGTGATTGCGGGTCTTCACCGTTTTCTGATCGATATTCATGGCGTCACTTCCGTGCCCTGCCTGATTACCAGCATCATTGCCGGTGTCGTCGCGGGCGGGATTAATCGTCGGGTACTGAAAGAGCATCGCTGGCGCGCCGGTATCGTCGGCGGCATGCTGTGTGAAGCCCTGACGATGTTGCTGATCGTCCTGTGGGCGCGCCCTGCCTCACTCGGGCTGGCGATTGTGTCGGAGATTGCCCTGCCGATGATCCTCGGCGCGTCCAGCATCGGCATCATTGTGTTGCTGGTGCAAAGTGTTGAGGGAGAGAAAGAGGCTATTGCTGCCCGCCAGGCCAAGCTGGCACTGGAGATCGCCAACAAAACGTTGCCGCTATTTCGTCAGGTGAACAGCGACTCGCTGCGCAATATCTGTGACATTATCCGAAGAGAGATCAAAGCCGATGCGGTGGCGATGACGGATAAAAAGCAGATTCTGGCCTACGTCGGCTATGGCGAACATAATTATAAACATGGTGATGATGGCATCAGCCCGACGACGGCGCAGGCGATCAACAGCGGTAAAATTATTATTAAGAACAATGATGAAGCGCACCGTACTAAAGATATACATTCGATGATCGTCATCCCGCTGTGGGAAAAAGGCAAAGTCACCGGCACGCTGAAAATCTATTATCGCCGCGCACACCGTATTACCGGCTCGCTGAAGGAAATGGCGATTGGCCTGTCACAAATTATCTCAACCCAGCTTGAAGTGTCGCGCGCCGAGCAGCTGCGTGAGATGGCCAATAAAGCGGAACTGCGCGCGCTGCAAAGTAAAATAAATCCCCATTTCCTGTTCAATGCGCTGAATGCTATTTCCTCTTCTATCCGGCTCAATCCCGATACTGCCCGCCAGCTGGTCATTAACCTTTCACGCTATCTGCGCTACAACCTGGAACTGAACGATGATGAGCTGATCGACATCCGTAAAGAGCTGTGGCAGGTGAAAGATTATATCGCCATTGAGCAGGCGCGATTCGGCGATAAACTGACGATGATTTATGACGTCGATGAAGATCTGCATTTTCTGCTGCCAAGTCTGCTGATTCAGCCACTGGTAGAAAACGCCATTGTGCATGGTATTCAGCCCTGTAAAGGCAAAGGCGTGGTCACGCTGAGCGTCCGGGATCTGGGCGATCGGGTGCGGATCTCCGTGCGGGATACCGGTCAGGGCATCAGTGACGAAGTCGTGGAACGGGTGGCACGCAACGAGATGCCCGGCAATAAAATCGGTCTGCTCAATGTGCACCATCGCGTCAAACTCCTGTCAGGTCAGGGACTGAACATCGTGCGGCATCAACCGGGCACCGAGATCGCTTTTACGCTGAGTAAAAATGGCCAGCGCCTGGCGGAGAATCTGTTATGA